The proteins below are encoded in one region of Silene latifolia isolate original U9 population chromosome 2, ASM4854445v1, whole genome shotgun sequence:
- the LOC141642095 gene encoding uncharacterized protein LOC141642095 isoform X2 — protein sequence MKTQDHEKRNDGNGGVHVCHKCGWPFPKAHPSSKHRKAHKRVCGTIEGYRLDNGVRDETRLDGDVVEPSSDDDVKSPSEKVAERTISRRASSGVSSKLSGSTISEDDVFTDAGTQISESSVTLRREESTGLIQRYYSMQNGNELDDTWTLDTSSADNLCTPDLLNGDKLQSIDSGEGESKKLEATAGSQEYISSETSKELDVVLERGKEVISSKGELDIITSYSETPEEVAHEVTILKGATDEVKGVSDEVLSSARASVEDNKVKGVSDEVLGSVRPSAEDNKEGFNNVDFSGKTKIGADENIYVAPVTDLLPLQQPDVDINMSRSDLVKDLNNDPSGEDGGISSEEKKPVKLVEKIFPEGVTMDAAHIQETTANKGFSVNADGSDDSENNLAVRNPMFAKPAIEAVPSQDLELNNTSGTTRYGVPDKILASADGMTGHSQGESLHISQCNGEIEGTTENARSEKSKGDNGTDAILISTSKLEVEAAEHSSQSSAVVNHCSNEEVTEKTSCTLEGDTEGDVVTKPHVTIPAVDNIVDLGSQSGSLDGNWGSFSVMSASSDAQPPTADTISSNQPRELVPEEILSTVPKPVVEDEPSQNQIPVKTEVQNEQMECVPEIQTSKEQQHANPALQTGLTPTVSDVANELDKGKKDKEIIEKVSNWDSGKQRTPLKALLGEATAKSRAESPIHDNQIPSPAPEPQTENVIVNADHPEMEAAEEETGKEWNSPARYPVNIKTEKRSKSRTYWAPFLCCSSVNAR from the exons GGAATGATGGGAATGGCGGAGTTCATGTATGTCATAAATGTGGATGGCCGTTTCCGAAAGCCCACCCTAGTTCTAAGCATAGGAAGGCTCATAAGAGGGTTTGTGGAACCATTGAAGGGTATAGATTGGATAATGGTGTACGTGACGAGACAAGACTGGATGGTGATGTTGTTGAGCCGAGCTCTGATGATGATGTCAAAAGCCCAA GCGAAAAAGTTGCAGAGAGGACTATAAGCAGGAGGGCTAGCAGTGGTGTTAGCAGTAAATTAAGTGGATCGACTATATCGGAGGATGATGTTTTCACGGATGCTGGCACCCAGATCAGTGAAAGTTCTGTTACTCTTAGGAGAGAGGAGTCTACTGGTCTCATACAACGGTATTATTCAATGCAAAATGGGAATGAACTTGATGATACTTGGACTTTGGATACAAGTTCCGCAG ATAACTTGTGTACACCTGATCTTCTGAATGGCGATAAGCTGCAAAGTATTGACAGTGGGGAAGGTGAGAGCAAGAAGTTGGAAGCTACTGCGGGATCCCAGGAATATATTTCCTCTGAAACGTCCAAGGAGCTGGATGTTGTCTTAGAAAGAGGTAAAGAAGTCATATCCAGTAAGGGCGAGTTAGACATCATAACGTCATATAGTGAGACACCTGAGGAAGTGGCACACGAAGTCACTATTCTGAAAGGTGCTACTGATGAAGTTAAAGGGGTCAGTGATGAAGTTTTGAGTTCTGCCCGTGCTAGTGTTGAAGACAACAAAGTGAAAGGGGTCAGTGATGAAGTTTTGGGTTCTGTACGTCCTAGTGCTGAAGACAACAAAGAGGGGTTTAATAATGTAGATTTTTCAGGAAAAACAAAGATTGGCGCTGATGAAAATATCTATGTTGCTCCTGTTACTGATTTGTTACCCTTACAACAACCTGATGTAGATATCAATATGTCAAGGAGTGACTTAGTTAAAGACTTGAACAACGATCCATCAGGAGAAGATGGAGGTATCAGTTCTGAAGAGAAGAAACCCGTTAAATTAGTGGAGAAAATCTTTCCTGAAGGTGTTACCATGGATGCTGCTCATATTCAGGAGACTACTGCAAATAAAGGTTTCAGTGTTAATGCGGATGGCAGTGATGATTCTGAGAACAATCTTGCTGTCAGAAATCCAATGTTTGCTAAACCTGCCATTGAAGCAGTTCCATCACAAGATTTGGAGCTAAACAATACTTCCGGCACTACAAGATATGGAGTGCCGGACAAGATTTTGGCATCTGCGGATGGTATGACTGGTCATTCACAGGGAGAGAGCCTACATATTTCTCAATGTAATGGGGAAATAGAAGGAACAACGGAGAATGCACGAAGTGAAAAATCCAAAGGTGACAATGGTACTGATGCTATTTTGATATCAACATCAAAGTTGGAGGTTGAGGCTGCTGAGCATTCTAGCCAAAGTTCGGCTGTTGTCAATCACTGCTCCAATGAAGAGGTTACTGAGAAAACATCTTGCACTCTAGAAGGTGATACAGAAGGTGATGTAGTAACTAAGCCGCATGTCACAATTCCAGCTGTTGATAATATTGTTGATTTAGGTAGCCAAAGTGGCAGTCTTGATGGCAACTGGGGATCTTTTTCAG TCATGTCAGCTTCTTCAGATGCACAACCACCTACTGCTGACACTATTTCATCCAACCAGCCTCGAGAACTAGTGCCAGAAGAAATCCTGAGCACGGTTCCGAAACCTGTGGTGGAGGATGAACCCTCTCAGAATCAAATACCAGTTAAAACTGAGGTTCAGAATGAACAAATGGAATGTGTGCCGGAGATTCAGACTTCAAAGGAGCAACAACACGCTAACCCTGCCTTACAGACTGGTTTGACTCCCACAGTTTCCGATGTAGCCAACGAGCTTGATAAAGGAAAGAAGGATAAGGAGATTATCGAGAAAGTCTCGAACTGGGACTCAGGAAAGCAACGCACTCCATTGAAAGCCCTTTTGGGAGAAGCCACAGCCAAAAGCAGAGCAGAGTCCCCAATTCATGACAATCAGATCCCAAGCCCGGCTCCTGAGCCACAGACGGAAAATGTGATTGTTAATGCTGACCACCCTGAGATGGAGGCTGCTGAGGAAGAGACGGGAAAAGAATGGAATTCTCCAGCAAGGTACCCAGTGAACATTAAGACCGAGAAGAGGTCCAAGAGCAGGACCTATTGGGCCCCATTTCTATGCTGCTCATCTGTCAATGCTAGGTAG
- the LOC141642095 gene encoding uncharacterized protein LOC141642095 isoform X1, which translates to MKTQDHEKSNLSGNDGNGGVHVCHKCGWPFPKAHPSSKHRKAHKRVCGTIEGYRLDNGVRDETRLDGDVVEPSSDDDVKSPSEKVAERTISRRASSGVSSKLSGSTISEDDVFTDAGTQISESSVTLRREESTGLIQRYYSMQNGNELDDTWTLDTSSADNLCTPDLLNGDKLQSIDSGEGESKKLEATAGSQEYISSETSKELDVVLERGKEVISSKGELDIITSYSETPEEVAHEVTILKGATDEVKGVSDEVLSSARASVEDNKVKGVSDEVLGSVRPSAEDNKEGFNNVDFSGKTKIGADENIYVAPVTDLLPLQQPDVDINMSRSDLVKDLNNDPSGEDGGISSEEKKPVKLVEKIFPEGVTMDAAHIQETTANKGFSVNADGSDDSENNLAVRNPMFAKPAIEAVPSQDLELNNTSGTTRYGVPDKILASADGMTGHSQGESLHISQCNGEIEGTTENARSEKSKGDNGTDAILISTSKLEVEAAEHSSQSSAVVNHCSNEEVTEKTSCTLEGDTEGDVVTKPHVTIPAVDNIVDLGSQSGSLDGNWGSFSVMSASSDAQPPTADTISSNQPRELVPEEILSTVPKPVVEDEPSQNQIPVKTEVQNEQMECVPEIQTSKEQQHANPALQTGLTPTVSDVANELDKGKKDKEIIEKVSNWDSGKQRTPLKALLGEATAKSRAESPIHDNQIPSPAPEPQTENVIVNADHPEMEAAEEETGKEWNSPARYPVNIKTEKRSKSRTYWAPFLCCSSVNAR; encoded by the exons GGAATGATGGGAATGGCGGAGTTCATGTATGTCATAAATGTGGATGGCCGTTTCCGAAAGCCCACCCTAGTTCTAAGCATAGGAAGGCTCATAAGAGGGTTTGTGGAACCATTGAAGGGTATAGATTGGATAATGGTGTACGTGACGAGACAAGACTGGATGGTGATGTTGTTGAGCCGAGCTCTGATGATGATGTCAAAAGCCCAA GCGAAAAAGTTGCAGAGAGGACTATAAGCAGGAGGGCTAGCAGTGGTGTTAGCAGTAAATTAAGTGGATCGACTATATCGGAGGATGATGTTTTCACGGATGCTGGCACCCAGATCAGTGAAAGTTCTGTTACTCTTAGGAGAGAGGAGTCTACTGGTCTCATACAACGGTATTATTCAATGCAAAATGGGAATGAACTTGATGATACTTGGACTTTGGATACAAGTTCCGCAG ATAACTTGTGTACACCTGATCTTCTGAATGGCGATAAGCTGCAAAGTATTGACAGTGGGGAAGGTGAGAGCAAGAAGTTGGAAGCTACTGCGGGATCCCAGGAATATATTTCCTCTGAAACGTCCAAGGAGCTGGATGTTGTCTTAGAAAGAGGTAAAGAAGTCATATCCAGTAAGGGCGAGTTAGACATCATAACGTCATATAGTGAGACACCTGAGGAAGTGGCACACGAAGTCACTATTCTGAAAGGTGCTACTGATGAAGTTAAAGGGGTCAGTGATGAAGTTTTGAGTTCTGCCCGTGCTAGTGTTGAAGACAACAAAGTGAAAGGGGTCAGTGATGAAGTTTTGGGTTCTGTACGTCCTAGTGCTGAAGACAACAAAGAGGGGTTTAATAATGTAGATTTTTCAGGAAAAACAAAGATTGGCGCTGATGAAAATATCTATGTTGCTCCTGTTACTGATTTGTTACCCTTACAACAACCTGATGTAGATATCAATATGTCAAGGAGTGACTTAGTTAAAGACTTGAACAACGATCCATCAGGAGAAGATGGAGGTATCAGTTCTGAAGAGAAGAAACCCGTTAAATTAGTGGAGAAAATCTTTCCTGAAGGTGTTACCATGGATGCTGCTCATATTCAGGAGACTACTGCAAATAAAGGTTTCAGTGTTAATGCGGATGGCAGTGATGATTCTGAGAACAATCTTGCTGTCAGAAATCCAATGTTTGCTAAACCTGCCATTGAAGCAGTTCCATCACAAGATTTGGAGCTAAACAATACTTCCGGCACTACAAGATATGGAGTGCCGGACAAGATTTTGGCATCTGCGGATGGTATGACTGGTCATTCACAGGGAGAGAGCCTACATATTTCTCAATGTAATGGGGAAATAGAAGGAACAACGGAGAATGCACGAAGTGAAAAATCCAAAGGTGACAATGGTACTGATGCTATTTTGATATCAACATCAAAGTTGGAGGTTGAGGCTGCTGAGCATTCTAGCCAAAGTTCGGCTGTTGTCAATCACTGCTCCAATGAAGAGGTTACTGAGAAAACATCTTGCACTCTAGAAGGTGATACAGAAGGTGATGTAGTAACTAAGCCGCATGTCACAATTCCAGCTGTTGATAATATTGTTGATTTAGGTAGCCAAAGTGGCAGTCTTGATGGCAACTGGGGATCTTTTTCAG TCATGTCAGCTTCTTCAGATGCACAACCACCTACTGCTGACACTATTTCATCCAACCAGCCTCGAGAACTAGTGCCAGAAGAAATCCTGAGCACGGTTCCGAAACCTGTGGTGGAGGATGAACCCTCTCAGAATCAAATACCAGTTAAAACTGAGGTTCAGAATGAACAAATGGAATGTGTGCCGGAGATTCAGACTTCAAAGGAGCAACAACACGCTAACCCTGCCTTACAGACTGGTTTGACTCCCACAGTTTCCGATGTAGCCAACGAGCTTGATAAAGGAAAGAAGGATAAGGAGATTATCGAGAAAGTCTCGAACTGGGACTCAGGAAAGCAACGCACTCCATTGAAAGCCCTTTTGGGAGAAGCCACAGCCAAAAGCAGAGCAGAGTCCCCAATTCATGACAATCAGATCCCAAGCCCGGCTCCTGAGCCACAGACGGAAAATGTGATTGTTAATGCTGACCACCCTGAGATGGAGGCTGCTGAGGAAGAGACGGGAAAAGAATGGAATTCTCCAGCAAGGTACCCAGTGAACATTAAGACCGAGAAGAGGTCCAAGAGCAGGACCTATTGGGCCCCATTTCTATGCTGCTCATCTGTCAATGCTAGGTAG
- the LOC141642094 gene encoding pentatricopeptide repeat-containing protein At4g14190, chloroplastic — translation MEIQKTQINSFFHPKTSPFKHNTLNHKTQFLKPFKTPEFSHSINSLYNKPSSLLLNTHFKPNLPLNYIKQTTQIAGNYHVSQEIHSLTQKLKKGNLSPLQILQDDGDWSKTQFWAVIMFLQEFCRFPEIIEVFNAWTKLQESRINELNYSKLIGLLSESGMMDEATLELQNMKNAGLQLCSEVYNSIVHGYSREGKFDEALRYLNEMEETNVNQDSETYDGLIMAYGKFQMYDEMVNCLKRMENNGCLPDHVTYNLLIHELAKAGLLNRMERMYHTLISKRMRLQSTTLVAMLEAYADFGVLDKMENFYIKVRRLKTVLKERIVWKVARVFVENHMFSRLDDLANDLAIRKGRTKFFWCLRLLCHGCQLSKKGINTVIQQMEEERVPWSVTIVNIISFAYMKMKDFKQLDMTFAELPHRQVEPDFVTFSILYDGNKVGFEWSRTLKIWRKYGYLEKGVEVNTDPLVFAAFGKGLFHTTVEEMSTLLEPKMRKKKLWTYEMLFDFVLKHHGSSP, via the exons ATGGAGATTCAAAAAACCCAAATCAATTCATTTTTCCACCCAAAAACTTCACCATTTAAACACAATACTCTAAATCACAAAACCCAATTCCTTAAACCCTTCAAAACCCCAGAATTTTCACATTCAATCAATTCTTTGTACAATAAACCTTCTTCTTTGTTATTAAACACTCATTTTAAGCCAAATTTACCTCTAAATTACATCAAACAAACTACCCAGATTGCTGGAAATTACCATGTTTCTCAAGAAATTCACTCTTTAACTCAAAAATTAAAGAAGGGAAATTTAAGCCCTTTACAAATATTGCAGGATGATGGTGATTGGAGCAAAACCCAGTTTTGGGCTGTTATTATGTTTCTTCAAGAATTTTGTAGATTTCCTGAAATTATTGAG GTCTTCAATGCATGGACGAAGTTGCAAGAATCAAGGATCAACGAGTTAAACTATAGCAAGCTTATAGGATTGTTGAGTGAATCGGGAATGATGGATGAAGCTACATTAGAACTTCAAAATATGAAGAATGCCGGCTTACAACTTTGTTCCGAGGTATACAATTCTATTGTTCATGGCTATTCTCGAGAAGGAAAGTTTGATGAGGCACTTCGTTACTTGAATGAAATGGAGGAAACGAATGTGAATCAGGATTCGGAAACTTATGATGGTTTGATTATGGCGTATGGGAAATTCCAAATGTATGATGAGATGGTTAATTGTCTAAAGAGGATGGAAAACAATGGATGTTTGCCTGATCACGTCACGTACAACTTGTTGATCCATGAACTCGCAAAAGCCGGGTTACTCAATAGAATGGAGAGGATGTATCATACCCTGATATCAAAGAGGATGCGTCTTCAATCGACCACTTTGGTTGCAATGCTCGAGGCATATGCCGATTTTGGGGTGTTGGATAAGATGGAAAATTTTTATATCAAAGTTAGACGCTTGAAGACGGTTCTAAAGGAACGAATTGTATGGAAGGTTGCTAGAGTTTTTGTTGAAAATCACATGTTCTCGAGATTAGATGATTTGGCAAATGATCTTGCTATTAGAAAGGGTAGGACTAAATTTTTCTGGTGTCTCCGACTCCTCTGTCATGGTTGTCAATTGAGTAAGAAGGGGATTAACACCGTCATACAACAAATGGAGGAAGAAAGAGTTCCATGGAGTGTGACTATTGTGAACATAATCTCATTTGCGTATATGAAAATGAAAGACTTCAAGCAGTTGGATATGACATTCGCGGAACTTCCTCATAGACAAGTGGAACCCGATTTTGTTACTTTCAGTATTTTGTACGATGGGAATAAAGTCGGGTTTGAGTGGAGTAGAACATTGAAGATATGGAGAAAATATGGATATCTAGAGAAAGGTGTTGAAGTGAATACAGATCCTTTGGTTTTCGCTGCATTTGGGAAAGGACTTTTTCATACGACTGTTGAAGAAATGTCTACTTTGCTTGAGCCTAAAATGAGAAAGAAGAAGCTCTGGACTTATGAGATGCTTTTTGATTTCGTTTTAAAGCACCATGGATCTTCGCCTTAG